From the Montipora capricornis isolate CH-2021 chromosome 2, ASM3666992v2, whole genome shotgun sequence genome, one window contains:
- the LOC138020999 gene encoding holothin acyltransferase-like, whose translation MEGFSVRVIETETEFESIVIKATVEENWRPGLNDAKCFFSCDPSGTIVGEVNGKPIGSVTITKYGDDYGFVGMYIVNKEYRGKGYGLAMYMAALDRVKPRTTGGCALLERENMYKRIGYQSLLYGARYDFHLPTALSCFSGISEESLVNIRCIDEVDEEALFTYDSHVFGYPRYAFLTKWLRVPGCHVHVATDADGSVEGYVVARPTYVKEDGFRIGPLFADSESIAEKLLMVLFKGLLLQEGSTLVICMDSFSEKAQILAAKLQGIKVSEMVYMTTSGVLPKGCFDKWFGHTTLGIG comes from the coding sequence ATGGAAGGATTTAGCGTTCGGGTTATCGAGACAGAAACCGAGTTCGAATCGATAGTTATCAAAGCAACGGTAGAGGAGAACTGGCGACCGGGTTTAAATGACGCCAAATGCTTTTTTTCGTGTGATCCATCAGGGACAATAGTGGGGGAAGTAAACGGAAAACCCATCGGCAGTGTCACAATTACGAAATACGGTGATGACTACGGATTTGTGGGAATGTATATCGTCAACAAGGAATACAGAGGCAAAGGGTACGGACTGGCGATGTATATGGCcgcgttagacagagtgaagCCAAGAACAACTGGAGGATGCGCGTTGTTGGAGCGAGAAAATATGTACAAGAGAATAGGTTATCAAAGCCTGTTGTATGGGGCACGGTACGACTTTCATCTTCCCACTGCCTTAAGCTGCTTTTCAGGAATATCGGAGGAATCGTTGGTGAATATTCGGTGCATTGATGAAGTAGATGAAGAGGCGTTGTTCACCTATGACAGCCACGTATTTGGGTATCCACGTTACGCGTTCCTGACGAAGTGGCTTCGTGTACCCGGCTGTCACGTCCATGTAGCTACTGACGCTGATGGGTCAGTCGAAGGTTATGTGGTTGCTAGACCAACATATGTTAAAGAAGATGGTTTCAGGATTGGTCCACTGTTCGCAGATTCCGAATCGATTGCAGAGAAGCTATTGATGGTATTGTTCAAAGGGCTTCTTCTACAAGAAGGATCGACGCTTGTTATATGCATGGATAGCTTTAGTGAGAAAGCTCAGATACTAGCTGCTAAGCTTCAAGGCATTAAAGTGTCCGAGATGGTGTACATGACCACCTCAGGGGTCCTCCCCAAAGGATGTTTTGACAAATGGTTTGGGCATACGACCTTGGGAATTGGTTAG